One genomic region from Nymphaea colorata isolate Beijing-Zhang1983 chromosome 10, ASM883128v2, whole genome shotgun sequence encodes:
- the LOC126410474 gene encoding uncharacterized protein LOC126410474 — MFSSDDWAAYPHAYKRKAMTVVDTIFDADFWESCVHLLKICVPLVKVLRLVDSEDRPSIGYLYESMDRAKEAIRDNMKGKKKLYMPIWKIIDERWSGQLHRPLHAAAYYLNPAIRFLPTFKKDREVEYGMLDCIDVLVSDSKEQDAIHMSINKYDTASGTMARDTAVRCRTTMRPDLWWERFGPDCP; from the exons atgttttcaagtgatgattgggctgcatatccacatgcctataaaagaaaggctatgacagttgtggataccatcttcgatgctgacttttgggaatcatgtgtgcacttattgaagatttgtgtacctttagtgaaagtcctcagattagttgatagtgaagatagaccttctattggatatttatacgagtctatggatagagccaaggaggccattagagataatatgaagggaaaaaagaagttgtacatgcctatatggaagattatagatgaaaggtggtctggacaacttcatcgcccacttcatgcagcagcctactacctaaatcctgctattagatttcttcccacttttaagaaggacagagaggtcgagtatggcatgttggattgcattgatgtattagtaagtgatagtaaagaacaagacgctatccatatgtcgatcaacaaatatgatacggcttctggtaccatggcgagagacacagcagttcgatgcaggacaactatgcgtccag atttgtggtgggaaaggtttgggcctgattgcccaTAA